CCAAACCCACTTTATACAACCAGCTTTATTGTGAACAAGGAATCTACGGAGGCCGAGAGAGCTCCACGCTCTGCGAGTTCAGAAAACATGCGAacagtgacagaaacaacaagctgagcacaaacacatgttaTATACAGAACAGAGGGTAAATACTTGTATATTTTCTGTAACTTTACCTTCGTACTTCATAGTCTAACACTATAAATGTATCTGCAGGTCAtattttaaaggtccagtgtgaaGGATTTAGTTCTATTGGCACCAATGGAAAAAAACTTTCATAATTCTGTTtcccccctaaccctaacccattaTTGTGTAAACACCTGAGAGTTTTAGTTTAGAATGAgatctttaaatctaaattagCAGCAGGGTTCTCCCCCAGTGACCCAGTGACCCTCTGTCTGTGCTTCTATAACCTGGAGGAGGTTTTCCCTGAAACTCACGCTACACAATGAACCTTTCACACATTGAATCTAAAAATACATCAATCATTTGAAATTGTTAAGTACAATGTAAACTCTCCTAATGACCTTCAAACCACTCAGTGATATCTATGGTCCTGAAGTTATTTCTATATTAATCATTTACTCTGATTAATGTTCACCTGGTTTCAGTAACTGAACAGAGGTTTATTATGTGTCTTCTTTATTCCTAATAAATGAAGAGCAGCAGTTTGAGACCAGGCCTGAACTCCGAACGCTCTTATTTACCATTTGTTATGGCGTCAGTAAACGCACCACTTCTGGATGGTAACTGAGCATTAAATGCTAACAGGTTAGCTTGTTGTTTTCACCGGAAACGGAAATGTCCCTTTTGTTTCATGTTGGGGTTGTGAATGAAACGAGCTAACAGCCATTAGCCTGGACCCTGTTAGCTTAGCCTGGATCCCGTTAGCCTGGACCCTGTTAGCTTAGCCTGGACCCCGTTAGCCTGGACCCTGTTAGCTTAGCCTGGATCCCGTTAGCCTGGACCCTGTTAGCTTAGCCTGGACCCCGTTAGCCTGGACACTGTTAGCTTAGCCTGGATCCCGTTAGCCTGGACACTGTTAGCTTAGCCTGGACCCTGTTAGCTTAGTCTGGATCCCGTTAGCCTGGACCCTGTTAGCTTAGCCTGGATCCCGTTAGCTTAGCCTGGATCCCGTTAGCCTGGACCCTGTTAGCTTAGCCTGGACCCCGTTAGCCTGGGTTGTCTTCAGCCCGACTGACGGCTCTCATGTAGCCGCCTTCCACTGCCGGTAAATGAAATCAAcggtatttacagtatttacagtatttacgGTTTTATCTTTTTCAATAAATTGAAATATTGATAATTTTGACAATCTAAAAGtaattcattaataaaaacCGTTAATGTTTTAATACAGGTTGGACCTTTGGTACTTTAACAACCTTCTGTTCTGTTAAATGAAAGTGTTCAGGTCCGACTCAGTCCACAGAGCTGCACGTTTAAAACATGAGGATGTTCTTTTGAACAGTGTTTCCACAAACGTCTCACCTGTGGCTTTAAGGCGACGTCATCACAGCTGTCCAATCAGCACCAGCGCCCAACAGGTGAGAGCGTCTGGAGCctaaaggtcaaagttcaaactCAAATGAGTTTATTTTGAGTCATTTGAACTGTTTGCACTTTAtcgttgtttttaatttgttgccTTTGATTCTGaatgtattatttagcttgttGCCTTTgatgatttgtatttatttgtcctctTAGTGAAGCACAGTGTAAATGCTGTTTATAAAGGCTCCTGTAGAAATAGTTCTTATTAGGCCCCTCCCACCGACGgtgattattcttattatagtgacccagatgaattggctttttgaggcttcaacatgctcaacttcttaccaaactttgcagaaaattagaaagtgctgataatgtacgtattctggagtaatttgaaatgggcgtggcaaaatggctcaacagcgccccctggaacgcagcccctaggtttccctttgactgatcttcacaaaaatcgtagcccaggtgtatcgtgaccagacaaacaaaaaagtctctcagtgcattatgaaaaacgcaacaggaagcccgccattttgcatttagtggccattttggccatattcctactttgatgtacttgtcccagggcttttatctgatcaacttcatatggagatgagtgtcatctcaacaagatggagatacaaactaactcaaagatcgattgttcgtcacacggtgtgaccgtggcgtggcgtcacagtttgattacacgccatcaaaacacgaggttctgtatctcggacatacatggaccaatcgagtccaaactagacatgtaagacaagagtcccggcctgatgacatctacacagaaatcatgacttaaaatcacagcgccccctggtggaaacaggaaatgtcttgttttttgcatgtcttccacttggatgtattcctcctcatccacttacTGCAGCcatatcaaactgtgtcaaacgGGTCTCAACACATTGATAATGAAGTCATAAGATTACTGagacttttcgtcaaacgccataatagtggcgtggggtcaaagttcatcaactcgccgtgacacacgaaattgctgtaacttcagtgtccgaggttcaacctccctcaaactacatttgtgtatcaacagccccccccctgaaaatattcatatggttttaaggaattattaagttattttgccaatgggcgtggcaaaataactgtctagcgccccctaaagggcagccccgatgccacgattggccgacatgtacaaaaatcgatggggacatgtgtcttttcataacaaacaaataagtctcttggatagatatgctagaccaaacaggaagcccgccattttggctttagtggtatatttttttatatatgttttttttcatttttttttttttctaggaacagtacaacaacagtgcggcttttttgtgccactttgtatatatgaatatatatacaaagtatatatatagtatatgtatgtatatgtatatgtatatgtatgtatgtatgtatgtatgtatgtataagtatatgtatatatatatatataaaatatactttgtatatatgaatatatgaatatatatacatatatacatatacatatatacatatatatataaaatatactttgtatatatgaatatgaatatatatacatgtatatatgaatatatatacaaagtggcacaaaaaaggCGTTATGTCGGAGCGTTATGGaacaacgcaacaggaagtcgcctatttttgacgttacacgttCGATCATATCAACTTTCAATGACGTCATCTAAAAAACATGacgatttttagtttttgaccggaacagatcagtctgtgcgtagtgacactgacagcgctgcacgtgatggcgtggaatgtagtgcgtgattagtggccgtggttcggagccgtttctcccggtcccccccccccccccccctccgcggcccaatcagtacaacaacagtacaacactaccatctggtggacaaatgcggaaactgtagaaacagtctgtctctaacaattactataataacaatgatttataacaataatatttaaattcttacaacatatttaatttagattgaagttaatgttggctcttcttattattattattctgacccagatttggctttttgagccttcaacatgctcaaaagtggtgaaaacttaatctatattgactcatcgtcacagcgccacctgctggcgacaggaagtgacatgttttatactttgatgcactgctcctggctgcttaacaatatacagctcaaatgagctgagacaagtcattggaccacggtcagaatcgtgacatttcctcaaaccgtgtaaacattgcgTTGCGGTGAAGGTTCATCCTTCaccaaaggacacgatgttgtcataactccagtgtgcattgtcctatcaccaccaaacGTCTGTCtcatgattatagtccaagcctgaacagctccatgtgtcaatatctcctcagtgtcatagcgccacctactgattcaccatgaaacaggaagtactttgtaaatccactctgcattatccaaccggccccgaactactgccctatgatcacaatcctgacctgaacagctccatatattaatatcagtgcagggtcatagcgccacctattgatcagtgtgaaaattgatttgttgtaacattgtccaattgacacaaaattgctcacgctacatcagagccccaaaacgcgtgcaacgcaGAGACATGCGCTcggtcattgatcgctctctccactaaccgcaacaggcttcaacaTGCGTGagctcgggcccgttagtgctacaacggAGCCCTAGTTAAGACTGGTCTTCATTTTCCTGCCGATGCTCTGAAGCCCGTCGTCCCTCTGCTGTTTCAGAGGATGATCAAGTTTGTGCTGATGGTGAACCGGCAGGGTCAGACCAGGCTGTCCCGGTACTACCAGCCCGTGGAGCTGAACCGGAGGGCGGCGCTGGAGGCCGACGTGGTGCGCTGCTGCCTGAGCCGCAGGAAGGAGCAGGTACCTGAAGCACTCACGCTGTGTAGGTTTACAGGAAGTACGCGGACGTGTTCCCACATCACTCAGCTGAGCTCCTGTGTTTCCCCAGTGCTCGTTTGTGGAGTACAAAGACTTTAAGCTGGTTTACCGTCAGTACGCCGCTCTGTACATCGTGGTCGCAGTCACAGACGCAGAGGTGAGTCCTGCTCAGTTAGCTTGAGGTGTCGCAGCCTGAACAAAGacggacgacgtgacagctcccacaagtgaagccaaatcatctggatctccccctggtggctggctgcagtataggtcataaacctcctccatgttagcagatgggacatgaaccaaagtagacgttaaataaatgtttggaaagatgtttctgatcagtttgggtTTAATGAGTGAtttgatgattgacagctgagacggaccCGTGATTGGTTGGGCTTTATAAACAGTCACTGATAGTTTTCATGGATAAaatcagagaaatgaaaagttaaaaCTTTCAGCCTCCCAGAACTATGATTTATCACGAGTTCCTGGATCAACGATGAtctgtaatttatattttaaataaaattcaatttcATAAATAATCCATTAGAAAAGATCAAAGCTGGTTTTATGTCCGTCTCCCACAGAACGAGCTCTCTGTCTTCGAGCTGGTCCATAACTTTGTGGAGGTTCTGGATAAATACTTTAGTCGAGTggtgagttcacacacacacattggtaaCACATGACTACAGACACTGGTGTTGCAGCGAGgttgatgtgttcagtgtggtcaccagttgtgtatttgtgtttgcttcCCTGCAGAGTGAACTGGACGTATCCTTCAACCTGATCTCTACATCCCTACAACTCAACGCTACGTGATGTCTGTGAatgtcactttgttttgtttccttgaCTCGTCACCAGATCATGTTCAACCTGGACCGAGTCCACGTCATCCTGGACGAGATGATCCAGAACGGACACATCGTGGAGACCAACAGGAGCCGAATCCTGGCGCCGCTCACCGCCCTCGACAAGATGGCCGACAGCTGAGACTCCACACCACagactgaataaagatgaacgaTGCGTTTCCACCTCAGTCTGTGACTAAACCAAACTTTGACAAAcattggtccatgtcccatctgctaacatggaggtgcagtttatgacctgtactgctgacagccaccagggggcgatccagatgatttggcttcactctttGGGAAcagccatgtcgtccatcttcatttacagtctgtgttcTAGTTGTTTCATCTGTCATGTCGAGAACTTTTCTTCAGCCCGACGTCAGGAGGCGGAGATCACAGGACTCACCTAATGTACAGATTGAACTGCAGGGAATCGAACCTACGACGATTCactctgaataaaaaaatgtactgaTCTTGATCTTTTGCCAATAAATCAGACTCTGACCTGCTGGATCACGATCTGAGGATTAATCAGTTCACGTCAAACCTAGTTGGTGAAGTGTTAAATCTCAGGAAGCACAAATCATAGGATTGATCATTATCAGGCCCACATGACGACTGAGTGACCAATGGGTGGCGCTCTgactgtagctgctttcagacatgttcctcacatgttcctcacatggatcttctcctgcagcctcctggttaaatgtgtggaagcttcccagagagcgagtggacgtgttgaagtttctaacacgtgacagatgcTATATAACAgacttcatgtgtgaaaacagattATGTTGCTGACTCCAGGTCCGTTTGGAGGCCCCAGGCCAAAGGCACGGGTCCTGAATGGTTTTGATATCAATACTTTCTCTTGTAAGTTGCAGATCACAGAATTTCGGGGGGGATTCAGGTTGAGGCGCTCAGCTTCTGTTTCCCATGTTTAGTTCAGGGTGAGATCTGAGCGCTGGAAAGACGAAGGTTCCCTCCACAAACTACAGGACTCCAGCTTTACTTCATactttgcaaacattttaatgattatttttttggagcatacacatttgaaaatatctGTTTACCTCAAACTGCAACttgagttaaataaatgtttataatatacaaagaaaatacaggAGAGCAGAGCTGACacgtcttcttctctttccatgTGCCTCGCACACGaccagtgtttctgtctctaCAGCTTCAtcataaaagaaaacaccaaatgCACTCTGACCCCTACAGCCGGCCAGAAACAACCCCAaaactgtctctctcacacacacacacacacacacacacacacacacagaaaacaaaaagcaaaagaacaaaaaataaaaacaaaaacggGGGCGGTGATTGTTTGGAGGAGGAACTGAAAACTGAAGCTACGAGTcaaaccaggaggaggaggaaggtcagcacacacacacacacacacagcagcagctcaggtgggtgaggaggaggagggtgctgctgctgatgaagatgaaggaggtGTTGAGGATGTGAGGAGGCAGCTTCATTTCAATCTGcatgagaccccccccccccctcctcctccagcagtcAGGCTGGCTCGGATCAGCTGGCTGATCTGTCAATCACGCAGCGGGCGGCGACAGACAGACTAGAGGAGCATGCTcagtgcggcggcggcggtcaGTTGAGGTGGAAGCCTTTCTCCATGGTGGCGGCCAACAGACGCTCCCTCATGATGTCCTCAGAGGAATATTCAGGAAGCTTCAGGTAGTGAACACACGTGTTGACCGATGGGTAACTGGAGTCTGTGGCATcgacctgggggggggggcaaaaccACTGTTGATTGACATTGACATCTAATATCACTTAATGTTTTAATCAGAGTCCGTCTTTAAATTAGTTGGAAATAAAGTTTGACTCAATCATTAGAATTTGTCGTTTATAATAGAATCCGGTTTTTAGAGAAATtttcaacgtgtgtgtgtgtgtgtgtgtgtgtgtgtgtgtgtgtgtgtgtgtggtcctgtgTTGTGAAACCAGTGTTTTGAGGTTTAAACGTGATGTCCTCAAAGCTCCGCTGTCCCACCTTCCGTCAGGTGGGACAGCGCATGTGAACACAAACCTTTAACATGAATAATGAGCTGCCAATCATCTTTGATTGGCAGCTGTTGCTCAGTTCATGTGTGCAGAAGAAAGCGTTTACCTTCCTGACGATGGTGAGGCGGGGGTGCAGGTTGGCGAGGCCACCGGGGGGCAGCGTGGAGCAGCCGGTGGTGAACTGAAGGAAGGCTTTTCTCTCGTCCGACGACATCCCACACAAAACTCTGACGAACCGCAGGAAGCCGGGACTGGGGGGGCAGacatcagcagcaggaaaaggttcaggtgtgtgtgtgtgtgtgtgtgtgtattgtgtctgtattgtgtgtctgtgtgtgtattgtgtattgtgtctgtgtgtgtgtgtattgtgtgtacaTACCTGTCTCTGGTGTAACCCAGCTTTGGTTCAGTGTAGTTGACGATGTCATCAGAAGTCCAGGAAGGTGATTGGTTACCACAGAGGATCATCTGGACCTCCTTATGGCTGAAGGAGCTCAACTTCTCCATCGGAAAGACTCGGTTAAAAccctctgaggaggagaggaggaggagaggacacaggagaggaggagaggaggagaggaaccaggaggagaggaaccaggagaggaggagagaggacacaggagaggaggagaggacacaggagaggaggagaggaggagaggagaggaaccaggaggagaggacacaggagaggaggagaggaggagaggagaggaaccaggaggagaggacacaggagaggaggagagaggacacaggagaggaggagaggaggaggagaggacacaggagaggaggagagaggacacaggagaggaggagaagagaggacacaggagaagaggagaggaggaggagaggacacaggagaagaggagaggaggaggagaggacacaggagaggaggagaggagaggaaccaggaggagaggacacaggagaggaggagagaggacacaggagaggaggagaggaggaggagaggacacaggagaggaggagagaggacacaggagaggaggagaagagaggacacaggagaagaggagaggaggaggagaggacacaggagaagaggagaggaggaggagaggacacaggagaagaggagaggaggaggagaggacacaggagaggaggagagaggacacaggagaggaggagaggagaggaaccaggaggagaggacacaggagaggaggagagaggacacaggagaggaggagaggaggaggagaggacacaggagaggaggagagaggacacaggagaggaggagaggagaggacacaggagaagaggagaggaggaggagaggacacaggagaagaggagaggaggaggagaggacacaggagaagaggaggaggagaggacacaggagaggaggagagaggacacaggagaggaggagaggagaggaaccaggaggagaggacacaggagaggaggagagaggacacaggagaggaggagaggagaggaaccaggaggagaggacacaggagaggaggagaggagagtaaccaggaggagaggacacaggagaggaggagaggagagtaaccaggaggagaggacacaggagaggagaggaaccaggaggagaggacacaggagaggaggagaggaaccaggaggagaggacacaggagaggaggagaggagaggaaccaggaggagaggacacaggagaggaggagaggagaggacacaggagaggaggagaggacacaggagaggaaccaggaggagaggacacaggagaggaggagaggagaggaaccaggaggagaggacacaggagaggaggagaggagaggaaccaggaggagaggacacaggagaggaggagaagtttgAATTTCACTCTCATTTCTTTTCTACAGGAAACGAGTCGAGTCATGTGACGAGTGTTTTACCTCTGAACGCCTCCATTTGTTTCTGGATACCAGTGTGCATACAGAAATCAAACATCAGCTCCACGTACTCCTCAGCGTTCTCCATGGTCACcatctgaacacacagacagacacacacacacacacagtattaacATTTATACAAGCGACACCTCCTGCTCGTCAGCGTCAGACACTCGTCGTTACCTCGTCTTCTCCGTTGGTTTTGAGATCCACTGCAGAGAAACCGTGAACCTTTGAGGACGGACAGAACTGGAAGTTcaacctggagagagagagagacagagtgagacagagagacagagagagagacagtgagagagggagagacagagagacagagagacagagagagagagacagtgagacagagagagagagagagagacagagagagagagacagagtgagagagagagacagagagaca
The sequence above is drawn from the Hippoglossus hippoglossus isolate fHipHip1 chromosome 22, fHipHip1.pri, whole genome shotgun sequence genome and encodes:
- the ap4s1 gene encoding AP-4 complex subunit sigma-1 isoform X1, producing MKSTCFHKRLTCGFKATSSQLSNQHQRPTGESVWSLKRMIKFVLMVNRQGQTRLSRYYQPVELNRRAALEADVVRCCLSRRKEQCSFVEYKDFKLVYRQYAALYIVVAVTDAENELSVFELVHNFVEVLDKYFSRVSELDIMFNLDRVHVILDEMIQNGHIVETNRSRILAPLTALDKMADS
- the ap4s1 gene encoding AP-4 complex subunit sigma-1 isoform X2, which produces MLFIKAPVEIVLIKTGLHFPADALKPVVPLLFQRMIKFVLMVNRQGQTRLSRYYQPVELNRRAALEADVVRCCLSRRKEQCSFVEYKDFKLVYRQYAALYIVVAVTDAENELSVFELVHNFVEVLDKYFSRVSELDIMFNLDRVHVILDEMIQNGHIVETNRSRILAPLTALDKMADS
- the ap4s1 gene encoding AP-4 complex subunit sigma-1 isoform X3 — protein: MIKFVLMVNRQGQTRLSRYYQPVELNRRAALEADVVRCCLSRRKEQCSFVEYKDFKLVYRQYAALYIVVAVTDAENELSVFELVHNFVEVLDKYFSRVSELDIMFNLDRVHVILDEMIQNGHIVETNRSRILAPLTALDKMADS